The Bdellovibrio bacteriovorus W nucleotide sequence CCCGTTCTGTACAATCGATCCGAACGTGGGCGTTGTAACAGTTCCAGATCCTCGCATGGATAAAATCACTTCATTTATCAAACCTCAAAAAGTAATCCCAACAACAATGGAGTTCGTGGATATCGCGGGGATCGTTAAAGGCGCTTCTCAAGGTGAAGGCCTTGGTAACCAGTTCCTTTCGCACATTCGCCAAACAGACGCTATCGTTCACGTTGTTCGTTGTTTTGATGATCCAAATATCATCCACGTTGCTGGATCTGTTGATCCGCTTCGTGACATTGAGATCATCAACACAGAGCTTTTGTTGGCGGATCTTGATTCTGTTGAAAAGAAATACCAACGCATTGAAAAAGTGGCGCGTAATACAACAGACAAAAAAATCAAAATGGAAGCTGAAGTTCTAAAAAAAGCAAAAGACGTTTTGGGCGAAGGTCTTCCTGCACGTTCACTGAATCTTGACGAAAACGAAATGCCATTCCTTCGTGATATGCACCTATTGACGTCAAAGCCTGTGCTTTATGCAATGAACGTTTCTGATTCAGATTTTGCTGATGGTGGAAATGCTTGGACTCAAGCTGTTGAAAAACGTGCCGCAGAAGAAAACAATAAAACCATCATGATCTGCTCAGCGATGGAAGCCGAAATTTCCCTTCTGCCACCTGAAGAGCGCAAAGAGTTCCTAGAGGCGATGAACGCTGAGGAGCCAGGTTTAAACCGTTTGATTCGTGAAGCGTACACTCTTTTGGGACTGCAAACGTACTTCACTGCTGGAGAAAAAGAAGTGCGTGCGTGGACTATTCGCACGGGCACTAAAGCTCCTCAAGCAGCAGGTGTGATCCATACAGATTTTGAAAAAGGATTTATTCGCGCTGAGACTTATCACTGTGAAGACCTGTTCAATTTGAAATCTGAACAAGCTGTTAAAGAGGCTGGAAAATACCGCCTTGAGGGCAAGGAATACATCGTTAAAGACGGCGATGTTCTCTTCTTCCGCTTTAACGTTTAAACTGAAAAGTTTACATTTTTTCTTTGTGAAGACACAAAATAAGGAGGCTCAAAGCCTCCTTATTTATTTTTTAGAGTCCGCATTTTTAGTTGGTTATCAACTACTTCCCCAAACCTCATCGCCTTTGATCTGAAACTCTTCTCGGTCTATTTATTCGGGCACTATGAAAAGAAGAGATTTCCTAAAAAATTCCGCGCTCCTGACAGCTGTTTCTTCCCTGCCTTTAAAGTCCTTAGCTCAAGGAACTAAGTGGGCAGCAACAAAACTTCATGATGACATGCCGATTGCTAAAATTGAGAACTCTCAGTTTAACAGCGTGGATTTTAATGGCGATGATATTGATCGCCCCCACGATCTTCTTTGGAATATAGATGGATACATCGCTAAAAAAGGTGGCGAGCCTTCAGTCACAGAAGATCTTGATGTAGCCATTATCGGTGGCGGTATGTCGGGATTGATTTCGGCACACTACTTAGGAAATAAAAAAATTGCTGTCTTTGAGGGTGACCGCCGATTCGGTGGAAATTCTAAGGGTGAACAATATAAAGACTCTACCTACAGCATTGGTGCGGCTTATATCTGTGAGCCTGAAAAAGACTCTGCTATTGAAAGTCTTTTAAGCGATATCAACGTCCTTCGCCATGGACGCCTTGAAGATGGCGCTGACACTTCGGTTTTTCATCAAGGGCGCATTCACAAACACTTCTGGGCTGGAGCCACGGCGCCGAGTGCTAAAGCTCAATACGCTAAAATATTTCAACGCCTCAACGAAATCTACAACGATTCTGATTGGGATTGGCAAGGTGACTTTGCAAAGTCCATCGACAACCTCAGTTTTGAACAGTGGTTGCAAAAAGAATTTGGCGATGTCCATGAACACATCAAAGAGTACTTTCAACTTTATGGCTGGAGTTCTTTCTGTGGCTCGATCAGCGAGATCTCGGCTTTTCAATTCTTAGGTTTTATTGCCGCGGAAACTGAAAACATTATGGCCTTCCCTGGTGGAAATTCTTTTATTACTCAAGGCTTAGTGCGCTCTTTGCGCCAACGCCATGGTCACAGTGCTTTGCGCTCAGGAGCATTTGTACTGAGAGTGGAAGCTCAGAGTGACTCTGTGACGGTACTTTATGAAAACAATGTGGGTGAACTTGTAAAGGTTCGTGCAAAGCATGCGATTATGGCTTGTCAAAAATTTGTGGCTCGCCGATTACTTCCACAAATGTCAGAAGTTCAAGGAAATGCGATCCACTTCCTCCCTTACCGTGCTTACCTCGTAGGAAATGCGATCCTTAAGAAAAACTTCCAAAGCCCCAGCTATGAACTTTTCCAAATCAAAGGGAAGATGCCAAAGGACCCCACTGCAATGAATCGTGGAGATCGCACGTTTACGGATATCTGCTTTGGTTCATGGGCGGAAAAAGATCAAAACGAACACAGTGTACTCAGTCTTTACCACGGGATTCCTTACGATGGCGCTCGACAATTTCTTTTCAGCCCGATGTCGCATGATAAGTATCGTGAGAAGTATGAGACTGAACTTAAAACGATTCTTCCAGGCTTGGGAATTTCTGAGAGTGATTTATTAGGGCTTCGCCTCACTCGTTGGGGACACTCGCTACCACTATCACAAAAAGGGCTTCTAGCTTCTGGACAAGCCGCTCTGGCCAGTGAAAGCATCTTAGGGCGCATTCACTTTGCCAACCAAGATAACTGGATGAACCCGTGCTTTGAAACAGCTCAAGAAGTGGCAGAAGCTGCGACCTCTCTGATTTTAGAAAATATTTAATCTGACCGTGATACAGAACTAAGAACCCACTTTTAAATCTAAAAGTGGGTTCTCTTATTTTAAACTTATCAGAACACCCGTCCTACAAATCTAGCGGACGCCATTTTACCTGGAACGACTTTAAAACTAGGTCCTTAAAATGCAAAAGGAGACTTACGCCTTCGCAGAGTCTCCTTTTGGATGGAACTTGTCCGACTTCCTAAAAAGGAGGTCGATATGATAACCACACAGTTGTCTATTCGGCAGATTCTAGAAATTGTTAAGCTTCTTTTAGAAATAATAGCGGCTTTATTCGATTTAGTTCGAAGTTTATAGATATCTAAACTCCGGCACGTTTCTGAGTTCAACTTAGGACCAGGGAAGGGACTTTAAATCCCCTCGGACTTATGTTCCAGCGACTTTGCGGAGGCACCCACTTAAATAAACCACCGTAGAAGAAAGCAGGATTGTACTTAAAAGGCATTGCATTTCTCACCCAAAAATCTACTTCGTGCGCCTGAAGTCATCAACGAGCACTTGAATGCTCCAAACGGTCAAAAATAAAATCAATGAAGGATAAAGCAATAGGTGCGGAAAACTTGAAAGAGTCTTCCATCCTTCGCGCACTAAGATGCCCCAGCTTGTATCCGGCGGATGAATGCCTAAACCGATGAAGCTCATGAAACTTTCGTACAAAATATTTGTTGGCACTTGCATGGCCATCATAATCAACACAGTCCCTGCAATGTGCGGAAGAATATGCTTTAAGAGTATATGACTTTGCTTGCCGCCAAGAGCAATTGCCGCCTCTACGAAGGGTCTGCGTTTAAGCTCTAAAACCATTCCGCGACTAACACGCGCAAGACTCATCCAATGAGTTGCAGAGATGCCCAAGCACAGACTTAAGAGTGCCTTCATAAAATCATTTTCAATGGGAAGGGTTGCATTCAAAGTTAGGCACAATACCGAAACTAAAATGAAACTCGGTATCGCCATAAGAATGTCACAAAGGCGCATCAAAACCTTATCAGTATTCCCTTCATACCAACCTGATAAAACTCCGTAGGTCACTCCAAAGGCCACAGATATAAACGAAGCAATCAAACCCACCAATAGAGAAACTCTTCCACCTGCAAGCACGCGAGCAAAAAGATCGCGCCCCAAGGAGTCCGTTCCAAACCAAAAGCGAGATTGGGAGCCCTCTAAAATATGTTCAATATTTTGTTCTAAACCTGAGCCTGCAAAGAGCGGATAGAAAATCACTGCTAGCAAGAGAAGCCCCAGATAAGTCATAGCGAGATAAGAGGATCGTTTTTTCATGCTTCCTCTCGCAATCTTGGATCGACGATCCTCAACAACAAATCTATGAAAAGATTTACTACGATCAACATAAATCCATAAAACAGAGTCAGTCCCATAATCAATGTATAGTCGCGATCATTCAAAGCCGAAATGAACTCTGTCCCCAACCCCGGAACCGCAAATAAAACTTCCACTAAAAAAGATCCTGACAAGAGAGAAACGGTCAATGGCCCTAAGTAACTCAAAAAAGGAATCATAGAATTCTTTAGAACATGGCGGCTTAAAATCCCCCACTCACTCACACCTTTAGCTTTTGCTGTGCGCACATAGTCTAAATGATAGTTGTCATTCATGGAGTTTTTTAAAAGACGAACTAAACTAGCAAGAGGGCGAAGACTCAGTGTCAGCACTGGTAATATATAATGCCAAGGTGTTGCCAACAGAGCTATCGGCAAAAGGTTCCAGTGAAAGCCAAATAAGTAAATCAAAAGTGGTCCCCAAAACAAACTGGGCAAAGATAAAAGGCACAAGATCATTTGATCTAAAAGGGTCTCTATCGCACTTCCGCGAAAACGCATAGACAGCACAGAGATCAGCAATGCCCCGAAGATGATAATACCTAAAGCGATAGAGTTTAATTTCAGAGTATTACCAAGACCTGAGGAAATAATCTCTGCCACCGATCGATCTGGTCGTAACATTGAAACGCCTAAATCGCCTTGAGCAAGATTTCCCAAATAGGTGACAGCTTGAGAGTACCAAGGGGCCTCGGTCTGCCAGTGCTGAGTCAGCTCTGCCTTAACAACCGAATTCAATGTCATCTCATCGTCAAAAGGCCCTCCAGGGAGGGCCTTTAATAAAGCAAATGTGAGGAGCGAAAGAGTCAGCAGAGAAACTCCGACTTCAAGGAGCTTTCGCGCCAGAAAAACTAAATAGTCATGCCTCAAATGTCGTCCCAGTTCTCTTTGCCCACCATCTCTGCCGGAATTTTCACCGGAACAGAGTTCGCAAGATAAGGAAAGATGTCTTTCTTGTCGCCGTACAACTGAGCATAGATATGTGCATTGGAAACCACGCGCTTCACATAGTTGCGAGTTTCCAAAAACGGAATATGCTCGATAAATTCATCTGTGTCTAAATTTCCAAAGCTCACAAGCCAGTTTTTAACTCTGTGTGGCCCAGCGTTGTAACCGGCTGCTACCAATGGAAGAGTATCGTCAAAGCGATCCATTAAGCGCTTCAGATAACGAGAACCGATTTTAACAGATGTTTCTGGTTCTAAAAGCTGAGTCGCTTGAAAGTTTTTTTCCTTCAACATCGTTGAAACCTTATGCCCTGTGAATGGCATCACTTGCATGAGACCCAGCGCACCGACCGGAGAAATAGCATCGCGGCGATAATTTGTCTCTGCACGCATAATTCCCCAAACAAGTTCTTCAGGCACTTTAAAGCTTTTCGAATACTTCTCAACATGGTCAGAATAAGCGCGAGGATATGCAAATTCCCAAAGATAGCGAATGCCATTCATTCCATGTGCAGCTCTTTGCGCACCAAAGTTAATTTGCGCAATATAAGAAGAACGATTGAAGTTTCCAGCCGTGTGATATTCCGACATCAACGTTCTTAGATGATCGCGGTTAGAAGTTTTTCTTTCGATATCGTAAAGATCCCAACGAGCCCAATCGTACTCACCGAGAATCATCATATCGCGTGCGCGTTCAAATCTTTTCACAAGAACAGGATTTGAAAATGTACCTGTCTTACCAGTGATCTCTTCAATAGCAACGTCGATGGTTTTTAAATCTGGATTATCAACGATTCCACCTTCAGCCTCTTCACTCTCCCCTTTTTCATCATCTGCAGAATATTGAGTGAGAAGAATAGAATCTTCAGTTTCAGAATCATCTCCACGATACATGTACTCTTCTTGAGCCGAAGGCATCAAAAACTCACTGGCAGAAAATCTGGAGATCACACGGGGTTGTGTTGGCAAGCTCGATTGCGCAAGTTTTGGAACTTTGACTTCGTCCATTTTTTTCAAACGAGCAGAAGCTGCGATCGAATAATAACCCATCAAAGTATCTTTGCTTAAGTTCTCTAACAAAGGACGTGCTTGATCGGTTTTGCCCTGACGGAAAAGACTCATTGCTGTCCAGTAGTTTAAACGATCTTGCGGAATGGACTTCCACGCACGCGGAGACTTTCTTTTTGCCACCGACATTTGCGCAAAAGCCTTATAGGAACCTTGATAGTCACCCTTAAGGTATTTCAACCAAGCCAAGTGCCATTGAGAGTCTCGATTTAATCCAGAGTTTGGATAAGCTTTCATGAATTCCTGAAAGCGACGAGCCGCCCCATCGTAGTCTTGGAACTGATAGCTTAGGAACGCCGACTGGTAGAGTGCTTGTCGGCCGGTCTTAGATTTAGGACTTAGCTTATACGCTGAATAGTACGATCCAACAGCTGCTTGCACATCCCCTGCACGAGCCGTGGCTGAAGCAAAGAGAATGAGGAAATCAAAGTTCTTTTTATAAGTTTCGTAATAAGGCTTTAGGAGTTCCACTGCTTTGTGAATCTCCCCTTCTTGCATATAGAACTGCGCCTGCAATCTGTCAGCGGCGTACTTATCTGTTTTTGCAAGTTTCGCCTTTAATTGGTTGATCTCACCTTGAGCTTTTCCATCAAGTCCGGCGAAAAGCAAATGACGAACACGCGTTCTAAAGTTATCCGTTGAAGAACGGCAACCCACTTGTTTATCCTGAAACTTATTCTCAGCAAGGTCTGGGCCCCAATCTTTGATCGCCTCATAAGCTGGGTATCTTTCATAAAGTTTTAAAAGCCACTTACACATCTGTGCTGAGCGCCCTAATCCTTTTTCGGCTGCTGCTAAGTTATAAATGATGTCTGGGTAGTCTTCTGTATTGCGCGTGCGCCTTTCGAGTTTTGCAAAGTGAGTGCTTGCAAGCTTGAAGTTGTTTTTCTCCAAAGCCACCTTGCCCTGCATATTAGAAGCTTCGATCGACATCTTGATGTTAGGAGAAAGTGCGAGGAGTTTTTTTAATTCCCCGTCAGCTTCTTCTAATTTTTTGGTTTTCATGTAGGACTGCGCCAAATAATAATGCGCGTATTCCTCAAGATTCGTCTTTTCTTTTAAAACTTCATTCAACCCAGTGATCGCGTCATCAAACTTGTCAGCACGATAAGCCGTTAAAGCAGACTTGAAACGATCCAAGTGAATATTAGTGGGTTGAGCCATCGCGACAGGTCCGATCATTGGAACCACCGCAGTAAAAAGAACCATGCACTTAAGTGCTTTCTTCATATGTACAATCCTTGTAACTCTCATCCAATAATGATACCGAATAATAATGGCAAAATCGAAGACGAAAACGATCTATACCTGTCAAAATTGTGGAGCCCAACGGCCTCGTTGGGAAGGAAAATGCTCTGACTGCGGCGCGTGGAACTCCTACGTTGAGGAAATCCAGATGCCCGAGGTTAAAACTCGAGGATGGTCCACTGGGACTGGCGAGAAAGGGAGCGGTAATTTCAAACCCGTCTCTCTCGACCAAAGCCTTGAGGAAGTAAAGCTTGACCGCTTTGACACTGGCTATGAAGAGTTGAACCGAGTTCTGGGCGGTGGCTTAGCCCGCGGGAGTTTTGTCCTTCTCGGCGGCTCCCCTGGGGTCGGCAAATCCACTTTGCTTCTGCAAATGGCAGGAGGACTTGCCAAGAACAAACACCGAGTTTTATATATTTCCGGCGAGGAAAGTGTTTCTCAAACCGGCTCGCGCGCGCATCGCTTGGGCATTCGTTCTCCGCTGATTGAGATCGCTTGTGAAAGTAATCTGCACGCCATCATGGAGCAAGCCCGCGCTACTCAGCCCGACATTCTTGTCGTCGATTCTATTCAAACGATGTATCTTCCCGATCTGCAAGCAGCACCGGGTTCAGTTTCTCAGGTCCGCGAATGCGCAGGGCATTTAATGGGCCTTGCCAAGCAAGATAACATCACAGTGATTCTAATTGGTCACGTGACTAAAGATGGAAACATCGCTGGCCCCAAAGTTTTAGAGCACATGGTGGACTGTGTTTTGTCCTTTGATGGAGATGCCTCTTATAACTTTAGACTTCTACGCTCTTTAAAGAACCGCTTCGGTGCGGCCCACGAACTTGGTGTTTTTCAAATGAACACCAAGGGATTAGAAGAGGTTGCGAACCCTTCAGAGCTTTTCCTCGAAGAGCGCGGAGATCAACTTATCGGATCTGCGGTTTTTGCCTCTATGGAAGGCACAAGGCCATTACTTTGTGAAGTTCAAGCTTTGACCCTATCAAGCCCGATGGCCATGCCGCGAAGAACTTCTCTGGGAATCGACGTCAATCGTCTGCATCTCTTAACAGCGGTTCTAGATCGTCATTTAGATGTGCGCCTCCAGCACAATGATATTTTCATCAATGTGGTGGGTGGCTTAAAACTTATCGAACCCGCTGCGGACTTAGCTGTGGCTGCGGCGATCCTATCAACCCAAAGAAACTCGGATCTAGATGCGAAGACGTGCTTTTTCGGAGAGATTGGCCTCACTGGAGAGGTTCGCGGTGTTTCATTTGTAGAAAACAGAATCCGCGAAGGAGACAAACTAGGCTTCCAGCACTTCGTCATCCCCTTCTCAAACAAGAAACATCTTTCTGAGATCAAATTGTCTAAAGATAAGAAAATTTCTTTTGTACGAAACGTCAAAGATTTGAGTAAGATAATATAAACAAGAGGTCGTTATATTATGTCTGAAAACGCATTGGCCAGTATTGAAACAGAGTCTTATAAAGCAGGCGATTTCATTTTCTTTGAAGGTGATATCGAGCACCACTTCTATATCGTGCAAACTGGTGTCGTAAATATTTTTACTAAAGACGCCATGGGAAAGAAAATTCCCATTGCTGATATCGTCGATGGCGAATCCTTTGGCGAGTTTGCTTTGATCTCCAAAAGTCCGCGCTCGGCCTCTGCTCAAGCAGTTACCGATGTGGAACTTATTAAGGTTTCTGAAGATGGCTTTAAAGAGCTGCTTTCAGACCTGCCTACTTGGGCCGAGTGCATGCTGACTTCGTTTGTCGATCGCCTGCGCAATACGACTGAGAAAATTCGCGACCTCGAAAAAGAAAAAAATCTAAAAGATAAATAAAACAAAAAAAGGCGAAACTGTGACTTTTCCACTCCCAGCTTCGCCCTTTTGTATTCTTTCTCGGTTCCTAGTTACCAGCCCTACTCGCCAGAGTACTTAAGATAAAACTCTCGTTGCAAATCCATCATCAACATCAAAAGCCTCGATTCCATTCCGGGGTCCACGTTCAGAATTTGCACTCCCATGACTTGATTTTGCTTTTCATTCTTCATAACAAACCGAACTTCGACTTGAAGTTCCAAGGCACGCCGCGATCCCAACTTAAGCATTCCTTTGATGGGATCGCCGATTTTCAAATCGGGGAATTCTCCTTGAATCTCTGCACGAAAACCACCTGCGCTGATATCTTTTAAAGAACTGGCTTGAAAGTAAGCCTTTGAATCAAAAGACGTGATCGTGAACTCTGCAAGATAGCCCTCTGGAATATCGACTCGCGTATTGGAGCGCCTTTGTAGTTGAAAAAGTTCTTGGTTGGTATTGATGACAACCCAACCGAGTTCAACTTTTAATTCTGTCTGTAAAAAATAGCGATGTTCCTCATAGACAAACTGAACCATCACCTTGTGATGTCCTTCGATCACTTTAGAGTCTTGAGTATGATGACAGAGCAAGACCTCGTCTTTTTCTGTTTGCTTAGCAATCAGATGAAAGATCTGCTCATTGGACTTTACGAGAACTTGTATATTCTTTTGTGCAAGCTCTCGAAAAATGGCCTTCCTCTGAGAAAGCGCCACTTTCTTAAATATCATCTGCTCTTGTGCCATTTACGCTTTCCCTACAGCTTCTTGCCAGCTCTTCATTCTTAACTTTCTTTGAGCCGGTTTCATCTTCACGCCAAACTGTTTGTTCTGCTTCCACGTGCGACGAATGTCTTTAAGATCCTTCCAAATCCCTACTCCAAGACCCGCCATGAAAGCCGCCCCTAGAGCCGTGGTTTCTAAGTTCTTAGGTCTTTGAACATGAACGCCGCAGTAGTCAGCTTGAAGCTGCATCAACAGATCATTGGCTGCAGCACCACCATCGACTTTGATCGTTTTAATTTTGCGACTGGCATCCTTTGCCATCACAGAAATAATATCCGCGTTCTGCAATGCCATGGCCTCCAAAGTCGCTCTCGCAATATGCGCTTTCGTTGTGCCACGAGTAAGACCTGTGATAACACCACGAGCATCAGGGCGCCAGTGAGGGGCCCCT carries:
- a CDS encoding soluble lytic murein transglycosylase (COG0457 FOG: TPR repeat), coding for MKKALKCMVLFTAVVPMIGPVAMAQPTNIHLDRFKSALTAYRADKFDDAITGLNEVLKEKTNLEEYAHYYLAQSYMKTKKLEEADGELKKLLALSPNIKMSIEASNMQGKVALEKNNFKLASTHFAKLERRTRNTEDYPDIIYNLAAAEKGLGRSAQMCKWLLKLYERYPAYEAIKDWGPDLAENKFQDKQVGCRSSTDNFRTRVRHLLFAGLDGKAQGEINQLKAKLAKTDKYAADRLQAQFYMQEGEIHKAVELLKPYYETYKKNFDFLILFASATARAGDVQAAVGSYYSAYKLSPKSKTGRQALYQSAFLSYQFQDYDGAARRFQEFMKAYPNSGLNRDSQWHLAWLKYLKGDYQGSYKAFAQMSVAKRKSPRAWKSIPQDRLNYWTAMSLFRQGKTDQARPLLENLSKDTLMGYYSIAASARLKKMDEVKVPKLAQSSLPTQPRVISRFSASEFLMPSAQEEYMYRGDDSETEDSILLTQYSADDEKGESEEAEGGIVDNPDLKTIDVAIEEITGKTGTFSNPVLVKRFERARDMMILGEYDWARWDLYDIERKTSNRDHLRTLMSEYHTAGNFNRSSYIAQINFGAQRAAHGMNGIRYLWEFAYPRAYSDHVEKYSKSFKVPEELVWGIMRAETNYRRDAISPVGALGLMQVMPFTGHKVSTMLKEKNFQATQLLEPETSVKIGSRYLKRLMDRFDDTLPLVAAGYNAGPHRVKNWLVSFGNLDTDEFIEHIPFLETRNYVKRVVSNAHIYAQLYGDKKDIFPYLANSVPVKIPAEMVGKENWDDI
- a CDS encoding oligopeptide ABC transporter, permease protein (COG0601 ABC-type dipeptide/oligopeptide/nickel transport systems, permease components); the protein is MRHDYLVFLARKLLEVGVSLLTLSLLTFALLKALPGGPFDDEMTLNSVVKAELTQHWQTEAPWYSQAVTYLGNLAQGDLGVSMLRPDRSVAEIISSGLGNTLKLNSIALGIIIFGALLISVLSMRFRGSAIETLLDQMILCLLSLPSLFWGPLLIYLFGFHWNLLPIALLATPWHYILPVLTLSLRPLASLVRLLKNSMNDNYHLDYVRTAKAKGVSEWGILSRHVLKNSMIPFLSYLGPLTVSLLSGSFLVEVLFAVPGLGTEFISALNDRDYTLIMGLTLFYGFMLIVVNLFIDLLLRIVDPRLREEA
- a CDS encoding DNA repair protein RadA (COG1066 Predicted ATP-dependent serine protease), translated to MPEVKTRGWSTGTGEKGSGNFKPVSLDQSLEEVKLDRFDTGYEELNRVLGGGLARGSFVLLGGSPGVGKSTLLLQMAGGLAKNKHRVLYISGEESVSQTGSRAHRLGIRSPLIEIACESNLHAIMEQARATQPDILVVDSIQTMYLPDLQAAPGSVSQVRECAGHLMGLAKQDNITVILIGHVTKDGNIAGPKVLEHMVDCVLSFDGDASYNFRLLRSLKNRFGAAHELGVFQMNTKGLEEVANPSELFLEERGDQLIGSAVFASMEGTRPLLCEVQALTLSSPMAMPRRTSLGIDVNRLHLLTAVLDRHLDVRLQHNDIFINVVGGLKLIEPAADLAVAAAILSTQRNSDLDAKTCFFGEIGLTGEVRGVSFVENRIREGDKLGFQHFVIPFSNKKHLSEIKLSKDKKISFVRNVKDLSKII
- a CDS encoding hyperpolarization-activated, cyclic nucleotide-gated K+ (COG0664 cAMP-binding proteins - catabolite gene activator and regulatory subunit of cAMP-dependent protein kinases) — translated: MSENALASIETESYKAGDFIFFEGDIEHHFYIVQTGVVNIFTKDAMGKKIPIADIVDGESFGEFALISKSPRSASAQAVTDVELIKVSEDGFKELLSDLPTWAECMLTSFVDRLRNTTEKIRDLEKEKNLKDK
- a CDS encoding putative amine oxidase (COG1233 Phytoene dehydrogenase and related proteins), whose product is MKRRDFLKNSALLTAVSSLPLKSLAQGTKWAATKLHDDMPIAKIENSQFNSVDFNGDDIDRPHDLLWNIDGYIAKKGGEPSVTEDLDVAIIGGGMSGLISAHYLGNKKIAVFEGDRRFGGNSKGEQYKDSTYSIGAAYICEPEKDSAIESLLSDINVLRHGRLEDGADTSVFHQGRIHKHFWAGATAPSAKAQYAKIFQRLNEIYNDSDWDWQGDFAKSIDNLSFEQWLQKEFGDVHEHIKEYFQLYGWSSFCGSISEISAFQFLGFIAAETENIMAFPGGNSFITQGLVRSLRQRHGHSALRSGAFVLRVEAQSDSVTVLYENNVGELVKVRAKHAIMACQKFVARRLLPQMSEVQGNAIHFLPYRAYLVGNAILKKNFQSPSYELFQIKGKMPKDPTAMNRGDRTFTDICFGSWAEKDQNEHSVLSLYHGIPYDGARQFLFSPMSHDKYREKYETELKTILPGLGISESDLLGLRLTRWGHSLPLSQKGLLASGQAALASESILGRIHFANQDNWMNPCFETAQEVAEAATSLILENI
- a CDS encoding oligopeptide transport system permease protein (COG1173 ABC-type dipeptide/oligopeptide/nickel transport systems, permease components), which codes for MKKRSSYLAMTYLGLLLLAVIFYPLFAGSGLEQNIEHILEGSQSRFWFGTDSLGRDLFARVLAGGRVSLLVGLIASFISVAFGVTYGVLSGWYEGNTDKVLMRLCDILMAIPSFILVSVLCLTLNATLPIENDFMKALLSLCLGISATHWMSLARVSRGMVLELKRRPFVEAAIALGGKQSHILLKHILPHIAGTVLIMMAMQVPTNILYESFMSFIGLGIHPPDTSWGILVREGWKTLSSFPHLLLYPSLILFLTVWSIQVLVDDFRRTK
- a CDS encoding GTP-dependent nucleic acid-binding protein EngD (COG0012 Predicted GTPase, probable translation factor), with amino-acid sequence MALQVGIVGLPNVGKSTLFNALTSAKAEAANYPFCTIDPNVGVVTVPDPRMDKITSFIKPQKVIPTTMEFVDIAGIVKGASQGEGLGNQFLSHIRQTDAIVHVVRCFDDPNIIHVAGSVDPLRDIEIINTELLLADLDSVEKKYQRIEKVARNTTDKKIKMEAEVLKKAKDVLGEGLPARSLNLDENEMPFLRDMHLLTSKPVLYAMNVSDSDFADGGNAWTQAVEKRAAEENNKTIMICSAMEAEISLLPPEERKEFLEAMNAEEPGLNRLIREAYTLLGLQTYFTAGEKEVRAWTIRTGTKAPQAAGVIHTDFEKGFIRAETYHCEDLFNLKSEQAVKEAGKYRLEGKEYIVKDGDVLFFRFNV